CCCCTCCATTTTTCCATATCCCTCATGCTTAATCtgtatttttaattttgaatcTAACTTTACGAGGAAATCGAATTCATCTGGCATGCCGGTCTTTGTGCCTTCAAATGAGCTCCCACACCCGATAACCTGGCCGACATCTGTCCCTTGACTCCTAGGTACTGCTGCTTTTATCACCCTTTTTACTTCGTTTTCCACATACTCCACAAACTTCTTATTATCATGTCCAGCGATGGTCGCCACTgatcctatggacggttctttcgaTATTTTCTTTAGTTCAAGAACATTGGAAATGTCAGGCGAATAGTTTTTATgcgcaactacatgtatttcaattccGACTGACACGCATTGgagatattttgatatcagaCTGTCCTTCTCACATGACTGTATGTAATCACTTGGAGTTTTGCCGCTCGAATCCTTTGTATTGTATTTTTTTAACGAATTGGCGTCTCTCTGAAGCAGTGCGCAAACTAAATCTTCATGTCGGAAGATCACCGCATAATGGAGACAGTTTCTTTGCTGGTTATCAATTGTATGTGGATCTAAGCCGTATTTATCAATGAATAGGTCCACCAGATCACTGTGGCCATATATTGCGGCAAGGTGCAACAACGTTCTCCCGCAGGAATCCAGCGCTTTCCAGTCACATCGTGATTCAGTACGGTCATCCCTCATGGTTTTTAAATTCCCAATCTGAACTGCACAATGGAGCGGGCTGTTCCCGAAATCGTCTTTAAGGTTCCAACTGTCTGATTTGTCTAGTAAGGACTCCATTACATGTTTGATAATTTGATGGCTTCCTAAGCTAGCAGCAGTGTGAAGAAATGTTCTGTTGTATTTCCCGCGAGCGTGGCAATTTCTTACATTCTCATACAACTTACGTAATGTACCAATTTTTGTTTCAACCGATACCAAATGGAGTGCAGACACCTCATCCTGGTTATCGTAGTCAATGTATGCCCTATGATTAACCAGTTCTTGAAAGATGTCAACTTCAGCGGCTGCAACTGCTACATGGAGTGGTCTAATATTACTCTGATAATTGTTGTTCTTGATAATAACATTCACATCAGCCCCGGCCTTCACTAGTTCCTTTACGATATTAATATTCTTGGTCCACATTGCTGACACAAGAACCGGATTCCCATCATCATCTTTAGCATCCACATTAGCCCCGGCCTTCAGTAGTTCCTTTATGAAAGCCATGTTCTCGGTCCTCACTGCTGACACAAGAACCGGATTCCCAGACCGATCCTTGGCATTCACATCCGCCCCGACCTTCAGTAGTTTCTTCATGAAAGCCATGTTCTCGGTCCTCACTGCTGACACAAGAAGCGGATTCCCATCATCATCTCTGGCATCCACATCAGCCCCGGCCTTCAGTAGTTCCTTTATGATATCAATGTTCTTGGTCCTCACTGCTGACTTAAGAACCGGATACCCATTATCATCTTTAGCATCCACATTAGCCCCGGCCTTCAGTAGTTCCTTAACGATATCAATGTTCTTGGTCTTCACTGCTGACACAAGAGCTGGGTCCTCATAATAAGCTTTAGCATCCACATCAGCCCCGGCCTTCAGTAGTTCCTTAACGATATCAATGTTCTTGGTCTTCACTGCTGACACAAGAGCTGGGTCCCCATAATTAGCTTTAGCATCCACATCAGCCCCGGCCTTCAGTAGTTCCTTAACGATATCAATGTTCTTGGTCTTCACTGCTGACACAAGAGCTGGGTTCCCATAATAAGCTTTAGCATCCACATCAGCCCCGGCCTTCACTAGTTCCTTTACGATGTCAATGTTCTCGGTCCACACTGCTAACACAAGAACTGGGTTCCCATTATTAGCTTTAGCATCCACATCAGCCCCGGCCTTCACTAGTTCCTTTACGATATCAATGTTCTCGGTCCACACTGCTAACACAAGAACTGGGTTCCAATTATTAGCTTTAGCATCCACATCAGCCCCGGCCTTCACTAGTTCCTTTACGATATCAATGTTCTCGGTCCACACTGCTAACACAAGAACTGGGTTCCCATTATTAGCTTTAGCATCCACATCAGCCCCGGCCTTCACTAGTTCCTTTACGATATCAATGTTCTCGGTCTTCACTGCTGACACAAGAACCGGATTCCCATCATCATCTTTAGCATCCACATCAGCCCCGGCCTTTAGTAGTTCCTTAACGATATCAATGTTCTCGGTCTTCACTGCTAACACAAGACCTGGGTCCCCATAACAAGCTTTAGCATCCACATCAGCCCCGGCCTTCACTAGTTCCTTAACGATATCAATGTTCTCGGTCTTCACTGCTGACACAAGAACTGGGTCCCCATATTGACCTTTAGCATCCACATCAGCCCCGGCCTTCAGTAGTTCCTTAACGATATCAATGTTCTTGGTCCTGACTGCTGACTTAAGAACCGGATACCCAAACCGATCTTTAGCATCCACATCAGCCCCGGCCTTCACTAGTTCATTTACGATATCAATGTTCTTGGTCTCCACTGCTGACACAAGAACCGGGTCCCCATAATTAGCTTTAGCATCCACATTAGCCCCGGCCTTTAGTAGTTCCTTAACGATATCAATGTTCTCGGTCTCCACTGCTGACACAAGAACCGGGTCCCCATAATTAGCTTTAGCATCCACATCAGCCCCGGCCTTCACTAGTTCCTTTACGATATCAATGTTCTCGGCCTTCACTGCAAACATAAGAACCGGGTCCCCATTATCATCTTTAACATTCACATTAGCCCCTGCTTTGATTGCACGCGCCGCCAAAAATGTTCCATGTACTTTTTTCCGATGCTTGACTGCCTTAATGAGATCGCTATCAGGTTTCGATTGACTTTTCcccatgatgacgtcacgacTGACACGACACCTCTTCTTTATGTGGTGACCGCTGGAGAGGGCAGCAATGGCCGACAGGCGTCTGAAAGAGTAACAAAATGCACTATAAATATCAATAACCTCTGAATAAATAAACTGCTGAATATAGGATACTGTTAATaacatcaagaattgataaagactggCCTTCATAATTCTTGTTAATATATTCACATTTCGATATCAGCTGATTTTCCTCATCGGGGCGGATCCAGGGGACACTAATGATGATTTTTAATTACCAGTAGGTTATCGGCATCCCAATAGGCGGCGTTGATTTTCATAAGGCCATGAGTCAAAATGACGTGAACTCAAAATTATACGTCGCCTCTCTCtcataggtctcactagccggtgcggaggccaggcctacctgcctccaaataTGACGCGACGTcgtttcatgcatacccctgttccagcggcagtagacttggcagtatcttactctcacacaaacctataatgtcacttctagaatacatctggccaagtttcaacgtcgtctagacatacagtaatgcatagactgatgcagcacaatgcatgagacaacatgtatgttaacgcaaatttgaaaatttcacctttatgccttataacttcaagattaacaaggatggtgaaaaaaaaagttcatacacatctactcaccACCTTaagaaagccaactgacaactatttcaatcttttatataaaaataggctgtcgttgcggcttttgtttgagttttttgccctcgagATTTTACCTTGAggacatgtgcaatctcacaggaaccagtcgatgtcaacatcctgttgagctataaatagcatgcggggcctgctcaccgcgtaagtgcacagaagaaactggtaCTTTCCCTAAATAAttgtcagagctaccccttcacaaaaacatcggacatttacatttgaacaagtagcaatagggatagagtagacccatctgtatccatggtaatcactcgagattgaagaactagttttttgtgagggtacaatcccgacctgatcaccactggcgaGTGAGACCATAGCGACAGTCAGCGCTACGAGGTGGTGGCCATAGTTTTGCTTGAACCCgttcaatctcccaatgagaggactgGCTGCATTTGCTGCCCGCAAGAGACCAACCGGAAGAGGCCAAAATGTGCGCTAGTACCTCCCATACCTTGGCACACGATTACCGGAAAACCGAAATGTAGTGCGCCGACATTAGAAGATTTTTTGATCAGTATTTCTTAAAACAACATCGATTGTGTGTGATTAGTTTGAAGTGCACTGTGCTGGTATCACTAATCACCGTTACCAATGGTGAGGCTAGGAGATTGGTAGCCGTTTACAGTTACTTCTCCACAAAAAACTATTATCGAATGCAAAGGTTTTCTACAAATAAGGCGTGTGCCCCCAGGAACATTCCCTGGATCCATCGCTTTTAAAAATACTTAGCAACCGTGGTTAAAAAACTTCAGGTCTCGCCGAATACAcggcctattgtctttaaacaaagcccactcaCACCTGGGCCTaaatcccattgttctactgttttATCACAGGGTTGTAGTGGCAAATCCTGATCAattcgacccccacgaaacagcttcaTGAGAGTCGATAGGTCAAAATCGGCAAGAGCAAGTAAACGGAATCAAGAATGAGTTTTTGACGGAATATTTGTGCTCCCTACCTTGAAATCCTCACAGTCTTTGCCTTTTCTTCTCAACATCGAACACTACTCCAATGCTGATGAAGCCCACAAGTCCCACGACTTTAAAGCTGCCGAGTTTGGAGGAAAAAAACTCACGATTTCGCTGCGTTTcagtttggaaagtttgttTCGCAAGCTCTGGTTGTCAACTGGGTGTGATATCACTTAAAATTGTAGACCCCAAACATGACATGTATATGCCTATATTTTAAGTTCTTCATTGTAACCATTTATATGAACAGTCACCCCCTTCACATGTATGATTTATAAACTTTATACAATTTATGTTTTCTCAAAGAGTTTTTATCACAAAACGTATTTCATCCCATGCTTGATAGCTTCACATAAAACCGGTCGATAGAAGCCAGCTATTATCTCCAGTCACGAAGGCTGTCAAGAGGAAATCAAATAGTCTTTTCTCCAAGTTGATATATCGGCCACAGGAATGACCTCTTGTCTGATCCCGAGAACAACAGAACCATTCTACTGGATGCCTCGACCATATAAATTGGGACATACCTGGCAGACCATAAACCATTACCTTAAGAACGATCTCCAAACATGTGTTTGTTCAAACGAGtgtgaaagtttgaaatgttcaaTGGTG
Above is a genomic segment from Lineus longissimus chromosome 14, tnLinLong1.2, whole genome shotgun sequence containing:
- the LOC135498854 gene encoding ankyrin-1-like produces the protein MGKSQSKPDSDLIKAVKHRKKVHGTFLAARAIKAGANVNVKDDNGDPVLMFAVKAENIDIVKELVKAGADVDAKANYGDPVLVSAVETENIDIVKELLKAGANVDAKANYGDPVLVSAVETKNIDIVNELVKAGADVDAKDRFGYPVLKSAVRTKNIDIVKELLKAGADVDAKGQYGDPVLVSAVKTENIDIVKELVKAGADVDAKACYGDPGLVLAVKTENIDIVKELLKAGADVDAKDDDGNPVLVSAVKTENIDIVKELVKAGADVDAKANNGNPVLVLAVWTENIDIVKELVKAGADVDAKANNWNPVLVLAVWTENIDIVKELVKAGADVDAKANNGNPVLVLAVWTENIDIVKELVKAGADVDAKAYYGNPALVSAVKTKNIDIVKELLKAGADVDAKANYGDPALVSAVKTKNIDIVKELLKAGADVDAKAYYEDPALVSAVKTKNIDIVKELLKAGANVDAKDDNGYPVLKSAVRTKNIDIIKELLKAGADVDARDDDGNPLLVSAVRTENMAFMKKLLKVGADVNAKDRSGNPVLVSAVRTENMAFIKELLKAGANVDAKDDDGNPVLVSAMWTKNINIVKELVKAGADVNVIIKNNNYQSNIRPLHVAVAAAEVDIFQELVNHRAYIDYDNQDEVSALHLVSVETKIGTLRKLYENVRNCHARGKYNRTFLHTAASLGSHQIIKHVMESLLDKSDSWNLKDDFGNSPLHCAVQIGNLKTMRDDRTESRCDWKALDSCGRTLLHLAAIYGHSDLVDLFIDKYGLDPHTIDNQQRNCLHYAVIFRHEDLVCALLQRDANSLKKYNTKDSSGKTPSDYIQSCEKDSLISKYLQCVSVGIEIHVVAHKNYSPDISNVLELKKISKEPSIGSVATIAGHDNKKFVEYVENEVKRVIKAAVPRSQGTDVGQVIGCGSSFEGTKTGMPDEFDFLVKLDSKLKIQIKHEGYGKMEGDPVTGFHGLWLWSILMSFWSDCQTKGEGKTVFSDGQRSMKMPFPPLRHPDRKTCTTWIWLYSDEMFKDLPVSIDFVPAVEVCLEKPGTLILSTWLMTQEEMRKRKLHFVPKIPNKKSDVTKKFESQELHQLGRVSYPTLELEHIQALEDRVKDVYITAKSIRNIEVCRFKVKNDKGDTKLVSELVTSYRLKSVFLQLVELFRESDMSLGKMVLMVYERLEKLLEIDHLPMFFRPDINVLAGSKLSTKESLKVTKIMTRFVRSLYERDFSPEQREHDSAEEKRVIEIFMVTHSMDETALP